In Brienomyrus brachyistius isolate T26 chromosome 14, BBRACH_0.4, whole genome shotgun sequence, the following proteins share a genomic window:
- the LOC125707715 gene encoding uncharacterized protein LOC125707715, whose protein sequence is MAGALPLQLCILFGVGLLAHCAPFPAEGSKTLSSDTSAVKTTQRPAEETVVAQDLTEGKFEGEDTLSKPAAAPVTSVSPTAAPGGLSQSIKPASEMGKFPAGSWSPQMGVSETSFQSSRSAMEGVSVSYTEDPVRATVALDFVKEILLSDLKSSPPQTQEEGDDQDGQMLKHIGTATYIPVPGKSLSTEPKMGSAKGINQERLSQGAKLSIGSLAINTETPDILDSTDQGLQGSLVQVVAKDKAVRHISAVTPVLQTLRAEREMALLRESERITSSESHGPVPASALPPGLVPSGPQEAQMVFSKNEGPETDLDMAGQAAGQAGHGARTLELGQDTESQLSKTEETGIEENYTVAERAKELATKHLDALSWEVTMVNDPTKKNIMQSGPEGESGARHGALLDGIQLSTQLAASLRERGVAPSPPHPSTYLSANSAPKQSDSGETLAWTGSQKQQTGQVPTSSQMDVFLPQNGVGGMSDTAHPSSTPVRSGPEATVGEEPPVSDGASLNQDMDLPLIFEPLDGPLDEMITTGTPSILQSPPALLASSSEVITPDLDPSYSSSSKTESPTMPEGPFVPWQMSGTEISDIVSPSVLSPLTAPPPGPPLEYDSVELGMTASPTKDATEAFSDDSEPPKSTEGSFLTTMAKTTSLSSPRNKSDLEESESEEEHDDEDEEDEDTEDSDEEESQEDLVETPTPTPVPHTYSHVPYHLYSNSIWVQRHQGLVRSWVEKIRDKVGYVSGMLAPVGIGITGALFILGALYSIKMMHRKRRDNSLKNQRRKSPETNSRQDRAMLLADSSEDEF, encoded by the exons ATGGCTGGTGCTCTGCCCCTCCAGCTGTGCATTCTCTTTGGAGTTGGTCTTCTGGCCCACTGCGCACCATTCCCAGCTGAAGGCTCTAAGACCCTGAGTAGTGACACTTCAGCAGTGAAAACCACTCAAAGGCCGGCAGAGGAAACTGTGGTGGCACAAGACCTCACAGAGGGCAAGTTTGAGGGAGAGGACACTCTCAGCAAGCCTGCCGCTGCACCTGTCACGTCCGTGAGCCCAACAGCAGCTCCGGGTGGGCTGTCACAGAGCATCAAGCCAGCCAGTGAGATGGGGAAATTTCCAGCTGGCAGCTGGTCTCCCCAAATGGGAGTGAGCGAGACCAGCTTCCAGAGTTCAAGGTCGGCGATGGAGGGTGTATCTGTCAGTTACACCGAGGATCCTGTAAGAGCTACAGTGGCGTTGGACTTTGTTAAAGAGATACTCTTGAGTGACCTCAAGAGCTCACCACCGCAAACACAGGAAGAGGGCGATGACCAGGATGGTCAAATGTTGAAGCACATTGGAACTGCCACGTACATCCCAGTTCCAGGAAAGAGCCTGAGTACAGAGCCAAAAATGGGCTCGGCTAAAGGGATTAATCAAGAACGTCTGTCCCAAGGAGCAAAGTTGAGTATTGGGTCCTTGGCAATAAATACTGAGACACCAGATATTTTGGATTCCACTGACCAGGGTTTGCAAGGTTCTCTTGTGCAGGTGGTGGCTAAGGACAAAGCGGTGCGGCACATCTCTGCAGTCACTCCAGTGCTACAGACCCTACGAGCAGAAAGGGAAATGGCCCTTTTGAGAGAATCAGAGCGAATTACCAGCAGTGAATCACATGGCCCAGTTCCTGCCTCTGCATTGCCACCAGGACTAGTGCCAAGTGGCCCACAAGAGGCGCAGATGGTCTTTTCAAAGAATGAGGGCCCAGAAACAGACTTGGATATGGCGGGCCAAGCTGCGGGCCAGGCTGGGCATGGAGCGAGAACCTTAGAGCTGGGACAAGACACTGAAAGCCAGCTCTCTAAGACAGAGGAAACTGGGATTGAGGAAAATTACACTGTAGCAGAGAGAGCTAAGGAACTTGCTACAAAGCACCTAGATGCCCTCTCTTGGGAGGTAACAATGGTCAACGACCCAACAAAGAAGAATATTATGCAGTCAGGGCCTGAAGGAGAATCTGGGGCAAGACATGGTGCACTCCTGGATGGAATCCAGCTTTCAACTCAACTAGCAGCATCTCTGCGGGAGAGGGGCGTTGCTCCATCTCCACCCCATCCATCCACTTACCTTTCAGCCAACTCTGCACCTAAACAAAGTGACTCAGGAGAGACCTTGGCTTGGACAGGTTCCCAAAAACAACAAACTGGCCAAGTTCCTACATCTTCCCAGATGGACGTTTTTTTGCCCCAAAATGGAG TGGGAGGCATGTCGGACACTGCACACCCATCCTCCACACCCGTGCGATCTGGACCAGAAGCCACAGTGGGGGAGGAACCCCCAGTTTCAGATGGGGCGTCTCTGAATCAGGACATGGACCTCCCTCTCATATTTGAGCCACTGGATGGCCCCTTGGACGAGATGATCACCACTGGCACCCCCTCCATTCTGCAGTCTCCCCCTGCACTGCTAGCAAGCTCCTCTGAAGTGATAACTCCAGATTTAGACCCATCCTACTCTTCCTCCTCAAAGACTGAGTCTCCCACCATGCCAGAGGGGCCCTTTGTACCTTGGCAGATGTCGGGAACTGAGATCTCTGACATAGTCAGTCCCTCTGTGCTGTCGCCCCTCACAGCACCCCCTCCAGGACCCCCACTGGAGTATGACTCTGTGG AACTGGGCATGACTGCAAGTCCAACTAAAGATGCTACAGAAGCCTTCTCAGATGACAGTGAGCCCCCCAAGAGTACAGAAGGTTCTTTCCTTACAACTATGGCTAAGACTACCAGTCTGTCATCACCTAGAAACAAGTCTGATCTGGAAGAGTCAGAATCTGAAG AGGAACACGACGATGAggatgaggaagatgaggacACGGAGGATTCTGATGAAGAGGAGAGCCAGGAGGATTTGGTGGAGACTCCCACACCAACCCCGGTGCCTCACACCTACAGCCATGTCCCTTATCACCTCTACTCAAACTCCATATGGGTACAGCGCCATCAAGGGTTAG TGCGCAGCTGGGTAGAGAAGATTCGTGATAAG GTGGGCTACGTTTCTGGGATGTTGGCACCGGTGGGCATCGGGATCACTGGGGCTCTCTTCATCCTGGGGGCTCTTTACAGCATCAAGATGATGCATCGCAAGAGGAGGGATAACAGTCTCAAGAACCAGCGGAGGAAG AGCCCAGAGACAAACAGCAGGCAAGACCGAGCCATGCTGCTGGCTGACAGCTCAGAGGATGAATTTTAG